One Vespa crabro chromosome 13, iyVesCrab1.2, whole genome shotgun sequence genomic window, ACACGTTAATTTTGAAGTTAGATAAACCTACataaacgtgaaaaaaaacaaaataatatttaatatacagtaatatatgtatgcataatatttatttacatttatgaaATTACCTTTTTGatcatttcttttgtattaatattatgaactCTTAAATGTCTATCTAAAGAAGTGCTAACTACATATGGTCCCATTTTACTAGAAGCTAATCCAGTTATGCTACCAACCAGACCCTTATATGTATGCAATATTTTTCCAGGTTTACGTAAATCAATCAGTTTCATCATACCTTTACCTGAACCTACCATAACTTGcctataatatcatttatattatgctattataataatatttttatatgaatgtatgaaaaaaattcttacatTTCTTTACAAGGTACAGTCACAGCAGTCAGAGgttcatcttttatttctatatttatcattGGTCTTCTTTGTACATTAGTATCATACAAACGTacctaaaataattaaaaaatttatttaaatatttaatttggaatgaaaaatactcatagaaaataaaagtcatACATATCCGAATCTGCTAACAGTAACTATTTTATGTGAGTCTTGAAGAAAAGCTATATCTGAAATCCAAATTGGTACtctcaaatttaaaaaatcatgTGGCATATTCTTTTCactaaaaatttgtttttgtttctctaaATCAAACAATTTTAATCCATTTTCTTTGCCACCAGTAGCTATTATCTTCTTGTTTACATTAGAATGACACATTCTATATAAATTACTACCAGCATTTAATATAACTTGGTCTTGATCATTAAATTTCCATAATTTTATCTCGCCAGAATGAACTGCAGTCAAAATTGCCCtaatagatatttaatgtttattcaataattaaaagtttgtatttataaaaaatagtaGCATAATGTATactaaaataatcataatgactTACCCATCATAACGTGATATGCCATTTATACTTCCTTGGCCAATATCGCAAACAAATGTATTTGTAAATGACATATCTTCAGTATCATAAATGCTGAcgctataaaatattaaatatgtttgGTATCAGTTACAAATGGAATAATCTTTGATcataactatataatataaataaaacctTCTTGTTTCCTTTGTACCATAAGCTATGAGTATTTCTCGTTCTTCGTCATCACCCCAGCTTGCTGTGGTAATCTCATCATTATACCCAATCGATATAAAACTCTTTAAATTCTTTTGTACACATTCTTTTTGTCCAATTTTGATtcctataattaatttattttatatttaaaaattatttacttgaaaaaaataaatttttatttgattataagaCATGCATGCCTTTATAAGCATGTTTACCTTTAAAAAATCCTGATTTACCACCCACGAAAACATCAAAATCATTTTTGAAAttcattgttaaatattaattattatacaatattataaattatttttaagaaattatgtACTATGAGAGAACTACCACGTGAAAATTTATACATGGTGCGAACTGACATACAAGGTGGCCAagcttttaaataaatatattcgaaataatatgaaatttttagcatttttgtattgttagcattgcataaatatttttattgttttcaattCAGCCTCCAATAATTTAAGAGTTATGATTGGTCAAAAAGAAAACTCTACATGTCTTAACCAATCCACTTTTAGTAACGATACAGGAGCGATATAATTCGAGAGTTGTGATTGGTCAGAAAAGAAGTGCTTTACTTCCAGCCAATCAAATTCACTGGTTGAAGGTGCTATTAAACAGAGAAAATATTAGACGCAATGTATATGCCATCTTAGAATAAAAGTTCAGCGaggttctttcttttccgacGAGCTACGCTATCATTTTTGTTCATAGAGGTtagtattagaaaataatcgttTAATATTCTAGTTATATCAATGTACTGATAGAATTTATACAAAGTGTAAAATATCTTTGCCTTTGCGTATTATATCGtacgtatttttattagaaatattgaaattcagATAATGTCGAAAGTGACCACGTGTATTTTGACGAAACTTGATGTACCTATAGCGAAAATTCTAGAAcaacttttaaattaataattttaccgTTTCGTTTTTTACATATCAatcaattcttttaattttttatggtGCTTCGTATGAAAGAAGAATTTGGTCATATGAAAAATGCTATGTTGTATATAAGACAGCTGTTTTCTTTACTTTACAATAAGATATTGTCTTGTTCAATTGAATCTATTTAtatgagatattttttttcagtcTTAAAATATGACCAACTCCAAAGGTTATCGTCGTGGTACAAGGGATTTGTTTTCCCGAAAATTCCGCAAACATGGAACTATTCCTCTGTCCACGTACATGAAAGTGTACAAAGTTGGTGATATAGTTGACATCAAGGGCAATGGAGCTGTTCAAAAAGGAATGCCATATAAGGTTTATCACGGGAAGACTGGACGTGTATTTAATGTCACACCTCATGCTCTTGGAGTTATTGTTAACAAAAGGGTGCGTGGACGCATCATTGCAAAACGTATTAATGTGCGCATTGAACATCTTACTCACTCAAAGTGCAGAGAAGATTTCTTAAAACgcgtaaaagaaaatgaaaggcttaggaaagaagcaaaagaaaataaagttcaAGTTCAACTTAAAAGACAGCCTGCTGAACCATCTAAAGCTCATATTGTATCAGGACGTGAGGCACCTATATTACTTGCACCTATTCCTTATGAATTTATTGCTTAAAGCTGcaataaatatgttttaaaatataaatcatctTTATTGCTTTATGCCCTTAGATATATAAATcaggaatttaattaataagaattaatatttatagtcaTAAAGTTCTTTAATTCTCacttatatcttatataagaTTAGATAATACTTCTTTTCAGATAACATAGTATAATAACAttcatataacaaataataaacaattgcTTTTTTACGTAGGAAACCAATTCCCAGATTAATAGTTTAGCATTggcatttttttaataaaaagaaaaaagattcatatacatattaacttttagaaataaaatctctCAACTGTACAGTTAAAATgtgtagaaattaatttagagaattacattaattttaaatgataatgacTATACTTAACATAACTTCTTTTGTTATGTTGAATGGTTTTTAACTACAATCTCTCGattgataaaacaaaatatatccaGTTTCTGAACTCTTCTGTATATCTGAGGTGAGCCCATAGAAATCCTCTATAGTTGATGCAtcaattttctaaaaaatatgattaagttaaattaaatatattcatagctaaaataataaatgtatatactttatttcttatgagaatatatcttctaagggtatttaaaatatataatttttgtataaatatgtatcttACATCAACCATGTCATCGTCGAAAAGCAACCAAAATCCATGACTCTTtactatagaaatataatgacCTCTGTTAGGGCCACTTCCGCAATGTATCACAACTGCAACTAAATCATACAAGCGATCAGGGTTGACAGCATCATCACTctgcaattaaaaattttgtttttataaatatttacaaaaaagaaaaaatcaagtaATATGCACAACAAATTCTTCATGATATTTACAGTATTAAAAAGCCGCAATTCCAATGGAAAAACTACCCTGTGAGATACTTTGATGTGTCGATTATATTGTTCCAcgtatttaaatctttttaaatgtaatGCTAAGATCATTGGAAGTTTCTTAACTCTCATTCGTTtctaaaatacaatataacagataacatattaatttcgcttattaattttaatcgatattatctaattttatataaaacttgAATGAAAAATGGGATAAAAGTATACCTGAGCTTCCTGATAGCTACTACAATGATcacatttaaatttattatcactacAAAGAGTTTCAGTATTAGAGAAACAACGCAGGCAGTATGTTATTGAGGTGTTTTGGTCTACATCAACTTGCAGATCAAAAAAATCCTCATCTTTGCTAGAAACAGTCTCACAATTAAGGCAGCGTGTTTCCGAAGTCAATATTCCTTGAAATATCTCATGGACCCATGTTGGTTCTGGTGGAGACCCAGCATCACCTGCACCTTTTCCACCTGTCTGTTTGGTTTGACTTCTTTCTgctaaaataagaaataacaaacatattacataaacaaaaagaagaaacttatAATTAAAGTACTTACCcagaataatttcatttatatgattaataagaaagTTTAAAAACTCGTGTGCATCTTGTTgcatataattatcaaattccTCTGTAAAGGTAagattaactttaataaagcaaattaaattaattaaatcaaatcaaaagaaaaatataacaaacctttttcttttcttaatctaGCAATAAACTTTTTAGGAGCAATGGAaccaacttttttcttttgtgtaGCAATATTATGAAACAAATCAGCTAAACATGTTAATAATGTTTCCTTGGTTCTCTTGTTTCTAGCTTTGTATTCTAATACTTTCTCTCTAAATGGCCTACAGAAATATAGAGCTTGCAATACTGAATTGCTGTAACAAGTATTACCAAactagaataaaagaaagaaataatttataattaattgataataacaaatatattggaaacaaTGTTTGATTATTACATTTACTTCTACTTACATTGACTAAACCAAAATAATGTTCATTTGGCGGAAACTGATCAGAGCCGATATCTCTTTCTAATTGTGATATGTTTGCACCCTGTAACAacagtattttaaataaatatcaataaataagttatacaaagatagaaataataagaatgtaatagataatgtattaaaaaatagatgaacaactaatatgaaaaataagttCATCTGTCATTgactttcaaaatatttatatcaaaatttataacaagaaaatttacataatacaatatataaataaaattaaacgacatgaatagaacaataattagatcacaaatgtaaataagagagtataaagattaataaaaaaaatattactatcaGTTACAAATGCATATAGTTCTGCACTAATATTAAATAGACACTTAccattttatgattttatagCCCCAACTGTATATCGAATGTTTAACATAAAATTCATCAACGATATAAACTCCATCTTAATGTGACCTAATGATTCATTACCTAAAATCCTTGACTAAAGTAAGTCAATAAAGTTATCACAATCGTATACTCAAATGTTTCTTCTAAGAAAAGGCTAAGTTGCGCATATACTTTAGCATATACATCTACATGCGCAAGAGAAGCTCTcttcgaagagagagagaaataaatacgtGATTGGCGTCTTAAATTTCCtgttagagaaaagaaatttaaaatagaataattttgttacGTTCGACCGTTCGACATATGCAAATGACTTCAACTGCATATTTACGCGTAAGTTATTAATTCGCATAACtctaatttataatcattaatataattgaaatttcaaCACACTCAAAcctttgatttaaaaaatttcattgttatttattatataataaattgattttgttaaatttatactTCAATATAACAGGACTCATCCAAATATCAGTATTAATGATCGAATATTTTCTGATCAGATAACATATAGTAAATATGGCGGCTAGTAAGTTTACATCCCAAACTAGAAATTTCCCTAGCATAATAATGAAGTAGCTTAATTTGCAAGATAAACATGGTGAATGTCCTAAATGATTCCGATAGCGAGGATGAATTACCTCCTGGATGGGAGGAAAGGGCTACTGTAGATGGGAATGTTTATTACGTAAAGTAAAtgttaatttgataataattaagttaatttctctataataaagttataatagttaatcttttaatttcatatatttatttataaatttttatttactttttatttattattttatttgaaatgtttgacttttattttatagtcaCTATACGAAAGGTACACAATGGACCCATCCTAGAACTGGGcgtaaaaaaattgttgaagGAGGTATTGTTATAGAAACAAGtatatatgttaaaatttttttattctaattaaataatgaagTTAAAGTATCATGATTTTTTCTTAGAATTACCATCTGGTTGGGAGAAATGTATATCTGATGATGGTAAAGTTCTCTTTGTCGATCACATGAATCGTACTACTACTTACACTGATCCCAGGCTGGCTTTTGCCACAGAATATAGAGAAATTTCACAACCAGTACGGCAAAGGTTTGATGGAAGTAGTACAGCCCTTTCAGTTTTACATGGTAGAGATTTACGTGGTAAATTAGCACTTGTCACTGGTGCTAATACTGGAATAGGTatttgagatatatatatatatatatatatatatatatatatatatttatttatttatttatttatttattattttaattttatttatatgtaaaacataaaacattcattgattttaggTTTCGAAACAGCTAGGTCATTAGCTTTACATGGTTGTTATGTTATACTTGCTTGTAGAAATTTAAAAACAGGTGAAGAGGcagtgaaaaaaataagacaagaaaaagaaaatgtaaattgtGAAGTATTAGAATTAGATTTAACGTTGTTACAAAGTGTACGTAATGCTGCAGAAaagtttaaacaaaaatataggtaattctaaaaaaataaatgtttatatataaatttctttatattattttaacaaatataatatttttttaggactcttcatattttaatattgaatgCTGGTGTTTTTGCGATTCCATATGAACTTACAAAAGATGGTTATGAAACAACATTCCAAGTAAATCatctttcacatttttattttacactttTATTGGAGCATCCAATACGCAGTTGTCATAAtgcaagaataatatttgtttccaGTGAATCGCATaggtaattttaatatattcaattcattataatctttttataaaaaatatttttataatatataatttaaaaagttgTTATTACTCCATAGATTTTCTTCTATACAACATGTAGAAGATATTCATCCTTTAACTTTATCACCACCTAGATATCATTATTGGCCAATGGGTGCATACAATGATTCAAaactttgtaatatattatttgcacAAGAATTATCTAAACGATGGCCTGCAGTAAGTGTATTTAGTTGTCATCCTGGCAATATGGTTTCTTCATCTTTACCTCGTTATTCGTGGATTTTCCGAATATTATATGCCATAGTGAGACCCTTCACCAAATCATTGgtacatttaaaattttttgttaaattagaacatttttaataaaaaatattaattatattatttttctcttttattttagcaACAAGCAGCAAGCACAACAATTTTTTGTGCAACTGCACCAGAATTAGAAGGAGCAACAGGACTttactttaataattgttatcgttgtgaTCCCTCAAATTTTGCAGTAGATTCTGCATTAGCAAGTAGATTATGGTCTGTTTCTCAAGATatgattataaatgttatgaaaaaagataaactttGGCAAGAATTagctttaaaataatttgataaagtattccataatatcatatatttttattttattcacatcatatattttaaataatttaatataagattaaacattttttatatttattaaaaacatatacaatattttaactagcataaaattctttcaaatattctGCCTTTGGTTTAAGAATTGTTTTATCTACAAGACTTATAACCCAACCTGGTTCAAGGCCATAAAATAACTGTCGTGGGTCTTTACGTTCTGTTAGCATTTCATAGTCAGGATCATCTTCAATTTTTGGAAGTATATAACCATATTTTTGtgataatattaaacgttCTTGAGAAATTTTTTCAGGATCTGCCAAATATCCTCTTGATGCAGCACTTGAATAATATTCTAAGCAATCTGCAGGTGGTAATAATCTACGGGGTATTGGATCACctaaattacaaatatttcattaatagacatattaaaataatataagtacaaaaaatatgtttgatttttatatattaactatattgccaagatataattaaataaacaagaatAACTATACCTCTACGAAGAAATTGTTCGGTATCATTTAAAGCAAACAAGCAATTTGTATCATAATAGGCTGTAGTAATAACACCACCATTTCTTTCAATTGCAGCGATCACTGGTTCACTTGCCCATTGTACTTCTATGTTAACTTTTGCTTTGAATAAATCTGCGCCCTTAAAAGAtgctttttaatatcaaatggTAATAATTCtatcttaaataaaaatttgattaccTCATCTGTTAAATGAACTCCAGCATGTTTCCAATTAATATGGAAGTTATATAATcctgtatttattatagttgcaAGATCAATTGGTTTACTTATATCTATCCTATTTGTATCTATAAACATTTGTAGCTGATGTAAAGAAAGTGGTGGATACTGTCTTCTTAAGCTGTAATGGATAAACGCATAGCACAAATTGCTTTAAATACGTAATCagaataaaagtaatctaAAATATTCCTATAATAAGAAACATTATATTTACTGATGTCCTTTATAATATGGTTCGTATTGAAATCTAAGATAAAACGGGTTGTTTCCAGTTTCATATCCAGGTCTCATATAATTTTGTCTTTGACCAGAACCTTTATTTCCTGCGCCGTGTTTATCTCCTCCGTGTTGACCTCTACCTCTTCTTGACTAATTTTATAACACAAAAATGAAACTAtctttaaattcaattaattacatataaaactctattttcaatgaaagtttttcaaaattaataaaatataacaattagaGGTTATATATGCTTCTAATTGATTTTCAACatatatctaattttaataataacataacaaTATTCAAAGATCTTAATTTGATTTAACTATATGTCTAATGAATCTAATACATGCATAAGtactaaattaaaaaaaaatttcttacagCCATTTTTGCACCAGGGTTAGGTCGAAGATTTGACAGTACTACTCGAGGTAAAGTTCTTAACATGGATAATGCTAAATCTCTACCACTTTTTGCCATTTTTGATTtaacaaattgttttctttgtaattattattatctagagtgaatttaaaaaaaatagtacCAAAACTATGTTTTACACGCCTCCTAGATGTTGTTTATATATTCCTTATGGTGGGGATACTCCCTCCATTTTGTACTGATTATcatgtatttaatataaaggtatatatatatgtatatatatatatgtatgcatatattataGGATTTCTATGTGTAATATGGAAaggataaatattgttaataagtacagtatataagtacatagtttaaattataacattagaaaaaatattgaaatagtataaagatataatttccacacacacacacacgtacacatacacacatacaatgttaatgattttataatacgtacattatattttataatgtatttttataatgtaatatttaaagattatttaGCAAAACTCAATACTGATTTCGttgaagaaaatgatttttttgatttttataattaatttagaatttattaatataaaaaaaatgttttcctcTAGCGGACTCGATCTGCTGTCATTCGAGTTATGTCTAAAGTTTTTGAATCAAACCACCCAAACGAGGTAGGATCGAATCCCGCTCggatatttttcgaaataaaattttttttctcccgcCGAAATTCAAATTCGAATTGTCAAAACTGTATCCAAGATGGTAACAGTGTCATCACTTCacccattaaaaattttattcttacagGATAACAACTTATTAAAAACCAAACTTGGAGAAATAACAAAAcagatggaaaagaaaatacgattaCATGAGAAGAGGATAATCTCactatatataacatttataataaatatataaagaaaatatatacataatacatacataatacataaacATTAAGAAAAGTAGATGaaacttcttttcttatttattttttatcaatagtTCGATTCTATATAAAGAGAACATCAAGGAGAAAGGGAAGCCATTTTTCTTCAATGCTGTTTTcctcttaattttttaatattcactAACAGATTAATAAAACAgtaagtgtatgtgtgtgtatatatatacttgtaaatgtgtaatgtaattataaagataatattcatTGACTTTACATGTAGGATTAGGTAAAGAAAATTAGTTCACTTGTTCAAAGAAATATGActgacaatattatattattggattattattgctatagttaaaaaaaaaatatatatatatacatagaaataaattttatatatatatataattagataaaaattcaaaacatTCGAATAAACCTAGTGATCCGATTACAATGTAGCATGTACACGCATTAAAGTCTCTGTAAATCATTCTTTCACGTCATCTActgtattctatttttttatattgtatttatatcttttatacaaTCAATTACAAAACAATCGATGTTCTCTTTACAAGCGGGTAGTATGTTCAATTATAATCGACGATtagaaaatatgtaaataattgattgtattattttctttctagatAATCGGTTTGATCACGTTCAACTCGCATATaacgaagatgaaaaataaaaaaagaattaatgagAAGTCCATTgtcttaacaaaaaaaaattatgctgGAGGATGACCTTCATTTGTAGATGTAGATGCAGCATCGATTACTTCACcggacaaaatattttttgaaattaatcgatgaCGTAAGTTAAAAATCAAGCAAagattatcgttgataacgtttgtctttctttttaaaatagaaatagtatAAGAGGAAAACACAAGAAACTCAACTATGGTAAATCCAGTCGTTATTCCTCTAACGGTAAAGACGTGGCTACTGAAAGAGGA contains:
- the LOC124428693 gene encoding WD repeat-containing protein 74, with product MNFKNDFDVFVGGKSGFFKGIKIGQKECVQKNLKSFISIGYNDEITTASWGDDEEREILIAYGTKETRSVSIYDTEDMSFTNTFVCDIGQGSINGISRYDGAILTAVHSGEIKLWKFNDQDQVILNAGSNLYRMCHSNVNKKIIATGGKENGLKLFDLEKQKQIFSEKNMPHDFLNLRVPIWISDIAFLQDSHKIVTVSRFGYVRLYDTNVQRRPMINIEIKDEPLTAVTVPCKEMQVMVGSGKGMMKLIDLRKPGKILHTYKGLVGSITGLASSKMGPYVVSTSLDRHLRVHNINTKEMIKKVYLTSKLTCLILRSTFSIETQIDNSEKVPDNNSISNSNNNDNEVMYIDNKLKDTNDDAEYEELFDKMEVITSKHKKTNLCYKRKKCTKSASLVDHSEESKTSMMLEPSNIIVKSKKIKKRKKLISNN
- the LOC124428650 gene encoding 60S ribosomal protein L21, yielding MTNSKGYRRGTRDLFSRKFRKHGTIPLSTYMKVYKVGDIVDIKGNGAVQKGMPYKVYHGKTGRVFNVTPHALGVIVNKRVRGRIIAKRINVRIEHLTHSKCREDFLKRVKENERLRKEAKENKVQVQLKRQPAEPSKAHIVSGREAPILLAPIPYEFIA
- the LOC124428647 gene encoding WW domain-containing oxidoreductase-like, with the protein product MVNVLNDSDSEDELPPGWEERATVDGNVYYVNHYTKGTQWTHPRTGRKKIVEGELPSGWEKCISDDGKVLFVDHMNRTTTYTDPRLAFATEYREISQPVRQRFDGSSTALSVLHGRDLRGKLALVTGANTGIGFETARSLALHGCYVILACRNLKTGEEAVKKIRQEKENVNCEVLELDLTLLQSVRNAAEKFKQKYRTLHILILNAGVFAIPYELTKDGYETTFQVNHLSHFYFTLLLEHPIRSCHNARIIFVSSESHRFSSIQHVEDIHPLTLSPPRYHYWPMGAYNDSKLCNILFAQELSKRWPAVSVFSCHPGNMVSSSLPRYSWIFRILYAIVRPFTKSLQQAASTTIFCATAPELEGATGLYFNNCYRCDPSNFAVDSALASRLWSVSQDMIINVMKKDKLWQELALK
- the LOC124428649 gene encoding 39S ribosomal protein L15, mitochondrial encodes the protein MAKSGRDLALSMLRTLPRVVLSNLRPNPGAKMASRRGRGQHGGDKHGAGNKGSGQRQNYMRPGYETGNNPFYLRFQYEPYYKGHHLRRQYPPLSLHQLQMFIDTNRIDISKPIDLATIINTGLYNFHINWKHAGVHLTDEGADLFKAKVNIEVQWASEPVIAAIERNGGVITTAYYDTNCLFALNDTEQFLRRGDPIPRRLLPPADCLEYYSSAASRGYLADPEKISQERLILSQKYGYILPKIEDDPDYEMLTERKDPRQLFYGLEPGWVISLVDKTILKPKAEYLKEFYAS
- the LOC124428648 gene encoding ubiquitin carboxyl-terminal hydrolase 46, translating into MGANISQLERDIGSDQFPPNEHYFGLVNFGNTCYSNSVLQALYFCRPFREKVLEYKARNKRTKETLLTCLADLFHNIATQKKKVGSIAPKKFIARLRKEKEEFDNYMQQDAHEFLNFLINHINEIILAERSQTKQTGGKGAGDAGSPPEPTWVHEIFQGILTSETRCLNCETVSSKDEDFFDLQVDVDQNTSITYCLRCFSNTETLCSDNKFKCDHCSSYQEAQKRMRVKKLPMILALHLKRFKYVEQYNRHIKVSHRVVFPLELRLFNTSDDAVNPDRLYDLVAVVIHCGSGPNRGHYISIVKSHGFWLLFDDDMVDKIDASTIEDFYGLTSDIQKSSETGYILFYQSRDCS